The Rhinolophus ferrumequinum isolate MPI-CBG mRhiFer1 chromosome 6, mRhiFer1_v1.p, whole genome shotgun sequence genome has a window encoding:
- the LOC117022855 gene encoding E3 ubiquitin-protein ligase RNF4 gives MTTSICDGNMVNSRQAQEVGTAGEGSPTPAMVLEAELIELGESDEVVDLTSEPVEPAVIDLTHHDSVVIAEERRPRRNARSRQGQTGSWVVSCDQKRLTRVRDVYVTNSAHHTALEKATLRCTLPGYIQCRICMDGYSEIESSRRHIYSTECGHIFCTWCLFTSLKYSKNCPVCLKNLGGYQYHRIYI, from the coding sequence ATGACCACAAGTATTTGTGATGGTAACATGGTGAATTCCAGACAAGCCCAAGAAGTTGGTACAGCTGGGGAAGGAAGCCCAACTCCTGCGATGGTCTTGGAAGCAGAACTGATAGAACTTGGAGAAAGTGATGAAGTAGTCGACCTCACCTCTGAACCTGTAGAACCCGCAGTGATTGACCTAACTCACCATGACTCTGTTGTGATTGCTGAAGAAAGGAGGCCAAGGAGGAACGCAAGGTCACGCCAAGGCCAAACTGGCAGCTGGGTGGTGAGCTGTGATCAGAAGAGGTTGACGAGGGTCAGAGATGTATATGTGACCAACAGTGCCCACCATACGGCCCTAGAAAAAGCGACTTTACGTTGCACGCTACCTGGGTATATCCAGTGCCGAATTTGTATGGACGGGTACTCGGAGATTGAATCGAGTAGACGACACATCTACTCTACAGAATGTGGACACATCTTCTGCACTTGGTGCCTCTTCACTTCCcttaaatatagtaaaaattGCCCAGTTTGTTTGAAAAATCTTGGCGGCTACCAGTACCACCGCATTTACATATGA